From the Chlamydia ibidis 10-1398/6 genome, the window ATTTCACCTATAGAAAGTTCGATCTAGGCTTAATTTCTGCTTTCTAATATCTCTTTTTAATAAAATCTTTAAAAAGCTCGCATTTATTAAATAGTGTGAGCTTTTTTTTATTTTTTATAATAAGTCTAAGGTTTTATTTATTTTTTCTTTTTGCTATGGTTACTCCTACTAACCCTATAGATGACGGTGGAAATATCGCTCCCGTTGATTTATCAACATTTAGCATGGAGGCAAGCGGAGCATCGCGTAGCCAAGAAGCTGATGCTATAGCCGGATTATCTGGCAATGCTAAGTCTAATTCAGGGCATCCTTCTGTAGATACTTTAGGGGAGGTGACAAAGCTTAAATCGGCGAGAGGTGTTCTTACTGATTTGTTAGATAAGATATCTTCTTTTTTTGGAGGTAAATCGAACTCTGTTCAAGGTTCCACTTCAACTGGAGGGACTACTGGAGCTGGGGGTGCGACAACAACAAGCGCTTTTGATGAAGCAAAAAAGCAAGTCGATGCAGCCAAGACAGCTTTGCAGTCTGCAACTACAGCTAATGACTATAAAACAGCATGGCAAAGCTTATTAGACGGTATAGTTAAGATGAGTTCTTCAGCTACGACTGCAGAGCAAAAAGCTCAAGTACAACAAATAAATACCGAGCTCCAGAGTAAAAAGCCGATTACCGACAATATTAACAAGTTAATAGGTTTATTGGAGCAAAACCAACAATTAGCCGAGTCCTTGAAAACGGTTTCTTCGTCAGAGCAGCTAGTTGGAGCTATGGGACTTGCTCAGTCTAACCAAGAAGAGGCTAAAAAAATTCTTGAAGAATTGAAAAAAGCCGGAGTTACGTCAAGCACTCTTCCTGTTTTAGGTAATATAGAAACGGAGATGCCTAAATCAGTTAAGACGGTGGTAGATTTAGCAACCGCATTACAAGCTGCTTATGATGCTGGAAATCAAAGTACTGCTGCTGTAGAGCAAGCTCAGGCGAATAATAGCCCAGCTAACATAGACGCCTGTAATAAAATTATTCAAGACGCAGAGGCTGCTTTAGCGGCTGCTAAAGAACTTGCACCGAATTCTCCTATTGTTGCTGCTGCGCAAGCACAAATCGATAAAGCAAAAGCAGATATGGCAAATATTCAACCTAGTGGAGGAGGGACTACTAACGTAGCTGGATCTCCAGGTGGTGCTGCTACTGTGGGTACTTCGCAAAATACTGGGGCTACTATGGGAGAAAAGCGAGTATCCATGCTGCTTAATGATGCTGATAACCAGACCGTATCGATTATGCTAGATGGTTTGCGTAATATGTTACATTTGTTCCAAGAAGGAGATTCTCCCGCTGCTTCTCTTGAAAAAATACTCTCTGATTTAAAAGGAAGTGGGGGTACGTCCACTCCTCAGGGTGCAGAAGCTTTACAGACTATCGAACAAGAATTACAAGCTGCACAACAAGGAACTAGTGGTCAAGAAGCTTTAGCTAAGGCTTTGGGAGCTATTGCACAAGCGGCAGCTACAGCTGCTGGAGCTATACCTACTACAGCTACCAAAATAGGTGGAAATGTAAAGCAGCTTTACAATGCAGGACTAGGCTCACCAAAAAGCTCCAGCTATTCTAAAGCGTTGTCAGCGGGATATTCAGCCTACCAGAGTATCAATGATGCCTATGCTAATAGTAATGCTAGAGTGCGTGATGTTATAGATAATTCTGTTTCTCCAGCACTCTCTCAACGGGTTTCGTCTAGACCAACAGAATCTAGAAAAGATGAAAGCTTTGATCAAAGCGTAGCGAGAAGCATTGTTAACTCGAGCCAAACTTTAGGAGATGTATACAATTCTCTAAGTATTCTACAAATTGCCCTAGGCATAGCACAAAAGGATCTTTCGAATTTCAACCCTGATGCGTTTAAGAATGCACTTACTGAAGCTGTAACAAGAGCTCCGCAATTCGGTTATCCACATGTTCAACTGTCCAATGACTCTGGACGCAAATTTATGGACAAACTAGAAGAACAGTTTAGAGAAAACTCTCGTGTTCAAGCGGAAACAAAAGCACGTATCTTTGAAAAACAACCCGAATTTATACAACAAGTGCTGGTAAACATCAGCTCTCTATTCGCTGCCTATCTACAATAGGGTTAAAGAATAGTTGAGAACTATCTGCATATTTGAAGCTTACTCTATTTATATGGAGCAAGCTTTTTTCTATATTTAAGAGAATAATTTTTATAGGAATTTCATTAGCAAGCTTACAGAATCATAATTTTTTTCTGTAAACTTAAAAATCTGTGAATGCTAGATGTTAGAGGATGGGGCGACTTGCTCAGACTTTTCTAGCAAGTCGCGTCGGAGACCTAGTTGGTGTAAATTTCACCAGCAAGTTTCGAAAGAATTTGGTTTAGTACCTGCATAGACGTGGAAACTAATGTCCATTCTTGCTGTACGTTGGTCATTTGATTTTGTAAGTTAAGCTGTTGTGTTTGGCTTTGTGTTGTATAGTCTTGTTGATCTGATTGGATTTGTGTAAACAGAGGACCTAATCCACCAGAAGGACTTGCTGTCGGAAAGCCTGTGGATATAAAGCCTTCTAAAGCTGCAAGACAAGGCACCCAATCTTTGTTCATAGCTGTTACATCTGTATTATGGTCTCGTGTTGATTTATTTTCGGGATTGCTAGATGAAGTAGAGGTTCTGAGGGTTGGTTCAGGATTTTCACAAACTATCATAAAAACATTAGGATCATATTCCTGAGCTTTTGCATTTCCTGATTTTTGAGTCTTTTCTACTGTTTTTGGGCTTAACTTTAGATTAACTAACAGCGAGTCTAAAACGATCAGTTGGTTCAATGTACTGGTGATTATAAAATTATAATTCGCAGTTGCATTCAACATTTGGCTTTTTTGTGCCGCAGATACTTGCTGGGATGCAGAAATCTTTTTGAGTAGTTCAACAACCAAGAGTTGCGCGCGTTTACACCGGTTAATATCACGAGCTATATACTCACGTTCTTTAATGAGAGCTTGATATGTTTCAAAATAGTCTCCTGAGAATAGATTATCACCCTCTTTACTTTGAATAAGATAAGAAGACAGGTTGTAGTAAACAGAGGTCGTGGCAAACTCATTTGTAATCTTAAGAAGTTCATTAATAGCGTTAGCTGCTAAATTGTTGAAGTTGATTTCTTGGATGAGGGGTTCTAAGAATATTTTTTGTTTAGGCAATTGTGAATTAAGGATTAAGTAGATAAGAGATCCGCCTAAACTTTCAGAATTTAACCAAGCCTTAACAGTTTTCTCTCGATCTTTAACAAAGCTTGCTGTAGCGGGATCTAGAGATTCGTAAGTTTTTTCTAATTCGGCTATTTTCTGTTTTAATTGAGTAATATGTTGAACACATGCAGCATCAAAGTTTTTTTGGATAGTCTGTGCCTGAGTAGCAAAGTCTGGATGAACATGATGGAATCTTAACCCATACTGATTAAAATATGCGAAGTTGGGAACATAGTCATTACTTGCGTTTTTTCTGAGAAAGTTAGCGCCTAAATTTTGTGTCCCCCCAATTTGGACCATTGTCGGGCCAATATCATCAAAGAAATGCAGCTGTTGGATAGTATTAGCGCGAGTCGTTAAATTTTCTTGAATTTTAGCTAGATTTTGAACAGCATTTTGTAAGCAGTATTCAGAGTTAATTTGGTAAGTGCCTACGATGGCAACTAGTTGACTGACGGTTACCGTATTATATGTGTCATTAGTGCCAAAATTTAGTGACATCGTGAGTTTTTTGTATTGATCTACGTAAGTATCAAAAATACTTTTTTCTTCTGGCTGTAAAAGATAATACATCTCAGATAAGTTCATGAGACCAGCATACGTCTCCATAGACAAGCCCAGTTTTGCCGAAGTATATGCCTTTTCTTGATCAAATCTTGGAGCTTTCCCCATCCAGTCGTCACAACATAGCTGTGCTTGTTGGAACATGGTTATTTGATTTTCTAAGTTTTTTTTCTGATCATCAATGCTTAGGCGTACTTTATCAAGATTCTGTACAGCTGTTTGATACGCGGTAGTAATTCCTTCACGATAAACAGCAGCTTGGTGTGGTTTTAAATGGCGATCTAGGGATGCTTTATCAGGATCATCAGTTTTTTCATAAATCTTCGTGAGGTCGCCATTTTCTAAACTAGTCTTACTCAACATAGGGGTTAAGCTTGTCACTGTGATAACTACAGATTTCTCACCGCCAACAGAAGGAACTTTAGTAATAGCCTGTTCTAATCCGCTTAAAACAGCTTTTAATGTGTTTTGACCATTTACAGTAGCGACATTTGTTGATGTGACATCAGTAGAAATCGTAGGCGCTATTTTTAGCATGTCAGTAAGCATACTACCAATTTGCTCTCCAACACTTGCTCTGTAGGTATTAAGAGGGCCTTCGACATGTTTTTTGAAAAAATCATTAACAAATTGATCTTTGTATGCTTGCTGTGCTTCTGAAAGTTCTTCGGAGGTAACTCCTTGTTTCATTAGTTTATTAGCTAAATCTAATTGACCTTGTTCAATAGTATCAGCATATTGTTTAACGATTTTATCTATAATTTCCTCATAAGTTGGATCATAACAACCGCTAAATACAGTTGCTTGTTGCGTTGTATCCAAAGACTCGTGACCGACTAAGTTTTCGATGAGAGCTAGGGC encodes:
- a CDS encoding CT620/CT621 family type III secretion system effector, which produces MSSFHIQNRSRTISGESLFNIKLDHKFSNFDHKAQPAIDIEELNSGLYALKRLSSVLEAAGLHSTKLLNPKNTVFPSPKVSPKAPSESEAPVTTVEAPQDTNAQISSIQATCAKNLVNIVLSGLATLIADVPELKIAQIPSVILALALIENLVGHESLDTTQQATVFSGCYDPTYEEIIDKIVKQYADTIEQGQLDLANKLMKQGVTSEELSEAQQAYKDQFVNDFFKKHVEGPLNTYRASVGEQIGSMLTDMLKIAPTISTDVTSTNVATVNGQNTLKAVLSGLEQAITKVPSVGGEKSVVITVTSLTPMLSKTSLENGDLTKIYEKTDDPDKASLDRHLKPHQAAVYREGITTAYQTAVQNLDKVRLSIDDQKKNLENQITMFQQAQLCCDDWMGKAPRFDQEKAYTSAKLGLSMETYAGLMNLSEMYYLLQPEEKSIFDTYVDQYKKLTMSLNFGTNDTYNTVTVSQLVAIVGTYQINSEYCLQNAVQNLAKIQENLTTRANTIQQLHFFDDIGPTMVQIGGTQNLGANFLRKNASNDYVPNFAYFNQYGLRFHHVHPDFATQAQTIQKNFDAACVQHITQLKQKIAELEKTYESLDPATASFVKDREKTVKAWLNSESLGGSLIYLILNSQLPKQKIFLEPLIQEINFNNLAANAINELLKITNEFATTSVYYNLSSYLIQSKEGDNLFSGDYFETYQALIKEREYIARDINRCKRAQLLVVELLKKISASQQVSAAQKSQMLNATANYNFIITSTLNQLIVLDSLLVNLKLSPKTVEKTQKSGNAKAQEYDPNVFMIVCENPEPTLRTSTSSSNPENKSTRDHNTDVTAMNKDWVPCLAALEGFISTGFPTASPSGGLGPLFTQIQSDQQDYTTQSQTQQLNLQNQMTNVQQEWTLVSTSMQVLNQILSKLAGEIYTN